A region of Massilia sp. WG5 DNA encodes the following proteins:
- a CDS encoding SDR family oxidoreductase: protein MAGLTQALGPAEILVNNAGVTADAAFHRMGKEQWWRVVRTNLGSVFNMSRLVIEGMRERRFGRIVNISSINGRKGQAGQCNYAAAKAGILGFTKSLALENAGDGITVNAVAPGYCDTPMVAAVRPEVLQGIVAGIPVGRLGMPEDIGRVVAFLADDAAGFITGATFDVNGGQYLA from the coding sequence CTGGCCGGGCTCACCCAGGCCCTGGGTCCGGCGGAGATTTTGGTCAACAATGCCGGCGTCACCGCCGATGCCGCTTTCCACAGGATGGGCAAGGAGCAGTGGTGGCGGGTCGTGCGCACCAACCTGGGCTCGGTGTTCAATATGAGCCGCCTGGTGATCGAGGGCATGCGCGAGCGGCGCTTCGGGCGTATCGTCAACATCAGTTCGATCAACGGGCGCAAGGGACAGGCGGGCCAGTGCAACTATGCGGCGGCCAAGGCCGGCATCCTCGGCTTCACCAAATCGCTGGCGCTGGAGAATGCCGGCGACGGCATCACGGTCAATGCCGTCGCGCCGGGCTACTGTGACACGCCAATGGTGGCCGCCGTGCGGCCCGAGGTCCTGCAGGGCATCGTCGCCGGCATTCCGGTCGGGCGGCTCGGCATGCCGGAAGACATCGGGCGGGTGGTCGCCTTCCTGGCCGACGACGCCGCCGGCTTCATCACGGGCGCGACCTTCGACGTGAACGGCGGACAGTACCTGGCGTGA